One genomic segment of Acanthopagrus latus isolate v.2019 chromosome 14, fAcaLat1.1, whole genome shotgun sequence includes these proteins:
- the mdm2 gene encoding E3 ubiquitin-protein ligase Mdm2 has translation MSADRELHADASDDNKLVRPKVEFHTLLQDAGATKDVFTMKEVMFYLGQYIIQKQLYDQKQQHIVHCSQDALGRVLGVDSFSVKEPRVLFAMITKNLVAVKTEESPPSSSEPHSNSQTDRGTEEADSESCSSSPERRGRRRRRRRSCRSSEPGPSHSVENEEDEEESEDEEEGEGRKRRRSDSYSLTFDDSLSWCVIGGLGSGRDRHSSQSSDSHSSSGRSEVTVAASDSDSDNFSVEFEVESIASDDYNEDDASLSADDQVYEVTIFEAEDEDSFDEDTEITEADYWRCAKCDELNPPLPRNCLRCWTLRLDWLPEDITKPNSSSPKALPPKPTDQSETKEAPGSDVEENEGVDVPDGKRAKTPILSQCLSDSALSAPDSSSSAPFSQDLLTFSQPSSSSSSSSSQQKLWTADSQPSSSYSSSIDSQELLPSSPTDPPPSLPPPAPLVPDLERSVSAPLPIIPDLERSVSAEWRLPESCLDPCLICQSRPKNGCIVHGRTGHLIACYVCARKLKKRNKLCPVCRLPIQSVILTYVS, from the exons ATGTCAGCTGACAGGGAGCTCCATGCTGACGCCTCTGACGACAACAAGCTG GTCAGACCAAAGGTAGAGTTCCACACTTTACTGCAAGATGCTGGAGCCACTAAAGATGTTTTCACCATGAAGGAG GTGATGTTCTACCTGGGTCAGTACATCATCCAGAAGCAGCTGTACGaccagaagcagcagcacatcgTCCACTGCTCCCAGGATGCACTGGGGCGGGTGCTGGGAGTCGACAGCTTCTCCGTTAAAGAGCCACG agtTCTGTTTGCTATGATCACCAAGAACCTGGTGGCTGTGAAGACTGAAG agTCACCACCAAGTTCGAGTGAACCACACAGtaacagtcagacagacagagggacggAG gAGGCAGATTCAGAAAGTTGCTCTTCATCACCGGAGAGGAGGGGCAGGCgacgaaggaggaggaggagctgcaggagcagtgAGCCAG GCCCCTCCCACAGTGTGGAGaatgaagaagatgaggaggagtcagaggatgaagaggaaggagaagggaggaagaggaggaggtctgaCAGCTACTCCCTGACTTTTGATGACAGCCTGTCCTGGTGTGTTATTGGTGGATTGGGGAGTGGGCGGGACAGACACAGCAGCCAATCGTCTGACTCACACAGCTCG tctgggaggtcagaggtcacggtTGCAGCCTCAGACTCCGACAGCGACAACTTCAGCGTTGAATTTGAGGTCGAGTCCATCGCCTCCGACGACTACAACGAAGACGAcgcctctctgtctgcagacgatcag GTGTATGAGGTCACCATCTTCGAGGCGGAGGATGAAGACTCCTTTGATGAAGACACAGAGATCACTGAAGCC gactACTGGCGGTGCGCCAAGTGTGACGAGTTGAATCCTCCTCTTCCCAGAAACTGTCTCCGCTGCTGGACGCTGCGCCTTGATTGGCTGCCGGAGGATATTACAAAACCCAACTCCTCCAGTCCCAAAGCCCTGCCCCCGAAGCCGACCGACCAATCAGAAACCAAAGAAGCTCCAG GATCTGATGTTGAGGAGAACGAAGGAGTCGATGTTCCGGATGGGAAAAGAGCCAAAACTCCCATCCTGTCACAATGCCTGAGTGACTCCGCCCTCTCCGCtcctgactcctcctcctcggctccTTTCTCCCAGGATCTCCTCACCTTCTCccagccttcctcctcctcctcctcctcctcctctcagcagaaGCTCTGGACTGCTGACTCCCAGCCATcttcctcctactcctcctccatCGACTCCCAGGAGCTTCTCCCGTCTTCCCCCACCGATCCCCCTCCGAGTTTGCCACCACCAGCTCCACTTGTCCCCGATCTGGAGCGCAGCGTGTCGGCTCCTCTTCCCATCATCCCCGATCTGGAGCGCAGCGTGTCGGCGGAGTGGCGTCTGCCGGAGTCGTGCCTGGACCCGTGTCTCATCTGTCAGTCCCGGCCGAAGAACGGCTGCATCGTCCACGGACGGACCGGACACCTCATAGCCTGCTACGTCTGCGCCAGgaagctgaagaagaggaacaagCTGTGTCCGGTGTGCAGGCTGCCGATTCAGTCGGTCATCCTCACCTACGTCAGCTGA